The Polyangium aurulentum genomic interval CCACGTCGCTCCGACGAGCAACACGCCAGAGGGCGGTATGTTGGTCATGAGCGACAAGGCGCAGCGTCTCCTCGACGCGACTGCCGGCCTCGTGCTGCTCTGCGCAGAGACGATCGAGGCGGATGCCGTGCAGATCCTTGAACACCTCACCGCCCTCGTGTGGTCGTCGACCCCCGCGGCCCAGAAAGTGAGCATCGAGACGACCCAGCACTGACCTGAAGTCTGGGTAGCAGGCCGCCAGGCCAGCCCTGGTGGCCTGCTCACCCAGCCGTTTCACGCACCCGGTCGTGGCTCGTGACGAAAGTCACGACGCCGCGACTTTGTTTTCCCCGTCGAGCATGCGGCACCTGCTCGACGTCCATGATGCGGACGAATCACCCTCATCAGGCCGTCGAAGACATTCTACAGGGCATCGGCGGCAGCATCTCATACCGAGATCGCCGGATTCTTCTTCGAGCCGGCCTTGTCGCGCTCGTTCACGGCGGCAACGTTCGACCGAAGAGTTTGCCCGGTAGACGGCGCCTGACGAAGAAACGGCATCGCGTCCTGCGCGTGGTAGAAGATGCCGCGCCGTTCGGACCAGCCGAGCGGGACAGGCGATTCGACCATGGCCATCCTTCACGTGCAGCGCATCTGCGCGCTCGGCCCGCAGAGCCTGCCAGATCGCCTCGTCATCGACGTCGGTGCGGTGCTTCGATGGGCCTCCGAGAGCGATATCGACGACGCGCTGGACGCCCTTGTCGAGGCAGCAGGACGAACACGTCGTCATACCCTTTGGGCGATCACGCCGACGCCGCTCTCCGCCGTGGACGCGACCGAGCTGGACGCTGCCACGACCTCGCTCGAGAAGGTCTTCGGTGCTGAATCTGTCTTGCGCTCCGATGAACCCCTCACGTCCTTGCTGACGACCAGCGTGCAGGGACCGATCGAGGCGGGCATCGTGACAGCGGGGCTTGATGATCGCCCGTATGAGCTGTGGATCACGGCCCGGGGCGTCACCATGCTCGACGTCGCCACGGGTCATGTCTGGACCCACGACCGCGCGACCAAAGCATTCTTGCCGCCGGCCCTTCTGCCAGAGCTCTACGCCATCCTCGGCTCGCCTCTCGATGGCAAGGCGTACGTCAAGGCGAACCAATTCGCCGAGCGCTTCAAGGCGGCGCTCCAGGCAGGCCAGCCGCCGGAGATGGCGGCGAACCTGCCTCCCGCGCTGCGTGTCGCGATCCAGAACAAGAAGTCGCTCATCGACGGGCTCGCGCGCAGCATGCGCGGGCAGGACGGGCCTGTGGACTCGGCTGCACGTGCCAGCCTCGCGGGCTTCGTATGCCCAGCGTCCATCGTTCCCGTAGGCCGCACCGATACGGCCTACGTCGTGGTCGACGTAGGTGACGGCGCGCGACCCGTCGACGTGCACGTGCAGATCGGGCCGACGCAGTTGAAAGGCCAGGGCGCCGCGGGCGAGCAACTGCTGCGCCAAGCGCACGCTGCCATCCCTGGTCGCTGGTTCATTCCACGCGCCCTGGATGCGCTCGACTACATGGTCGATCAGGGCCTCCCGCTCCCTGCATCGGCTGTCGATCCCGGCCTGATCGCCTACGCGCTCCATCCCGACACGCCCGAACGGCTCGTGGACCTGAGCATGTCGGCGGCCCCGCTCCCGACCCCGCTGCTCTCGTGGCTCGCTGACCCCAAGCGCAAGCTGACCTCCCCTGCCCCGCTCGACCCCCTTGCAGCCGTTCTGCCGAGGCTCGACCAAGATCTCGCAGTGCAGCTCGAGCACCACGGGCTCGTGCAGCTCATCGAGGACGACCTGGCCCTCACGCTTCCGCATCTCGCCCGATTGGAGCGTGAAGGCGGCGCCTGGGTGGGCACGCCTGCCAGCTATGCGAGCTGGGAGCAGTTCCATGACGCGCTCGAGGACGAGCTGGGGCTGCACGAGCAGGTATTCGCGCAATTCCTCACGATCGACCCTTACACCGCGACCACGCTCGAACTCCTGCAGGCCTTGAAGGGCTCCCGACGCCCGTTGCCGAAGGTCCCTTTCGCGCACGAGCTGAAGGCCAAGGAAGAGTTCGCGCGGCTCGTCGCGGCCAACTGTACGGAGGCCGTGCTGCTCGATCGCGCGCGGGCGTTGCAGAGCGCGAGCGGCGCGTACTTCTGGCTGAAGCGGCTTCAGGGTGGCCTTTCCCGGCTTCGAGGCCGACAGATCCCGCTCGCGACGGGACGCTGGGGCTATCGCAGCCTCCCCCTGCACAACCTCCCGAAACGCTCGCCGGAAGGCAGGGAAATCCGCTCTGGGCTGCTCGGACCACCCGGTCATGTTCTCGTCGCTGCCGACTACAACGGCTTCGAGGTGCGCCTTCTCGCCGCCCTGAGCCGCGATTCCATCCTCGAGAACGCGGCCCAACATGACGACATCCACACCGAGCTCGCGGACACGTTCTTCTCGTCGCGCAGCAAGGAAGACCGAGAGCGCGCCAAGCTCGGGGTCTACTCCATCGTCTACGGGCAAACGGCGAGCAGCTTCTGGAAAGCGCGGCCGGAGATGGCCAGAGCCGACGCCGATGCCCTCTATACGCTCGTGCAGGCTCGCCTCACACGCGCGATGGAGTATCGAGAGCAGGTCTGGCACCAGTACATTCGAGACCGCTTCGTCACGACATCGGGCGGCTGGCGGCGGATCGCGCCCACGCGCCGAAAGGCGTTCAACACGGTCCTGCAAGGGCTCGGCGCAGATGTCCTTCGGTGGGTCCTGCGGCACCTCGGCCGGGAGCTGCCCGTCGTGAAAGCCCGCGTCGTCCACCAAGCGCACGACGAGCTGATCGTTGCAGCTCTTCCGGAGCAGGCCTCCGAGGCCGAACGCATCCTCCAGGACACGATGACCCGTGCTGTCGTTCAAGAATCCAATCTCCTCCCCGCGCACACACAGCTCCGCGTGAATGTTCGCCGCGGAAAGACATGGGGAGACCTGATATGAGGCGCTTGCCGCTCTGGGACGACTGCTCGCGTTGCTCGCGGCATGAGCAGCGGCTCGCCGTCGTTGCGCCCGCATGGCCCTCGTCCGTACGCGTCGTCGTGCTCGGCCTGGCAGCATCGCGCGCGGCGCAAGCCGCCCAGCACCATGACCCCAAGATCCTGCGCGTGGTCGATGCTCTGCAAAAGGCGCTTGGCCTTGGTCCCGACGAGTGCGTCGCCGACCACTTGCTCGCCTGCGGCCTCGGCCGGCACATCGTCGCAGATCAGGTAGCTGCCTGCGGCGTGCGGTTCGTCGAGCAGGAAAGGATTCAGGGCGCACGGCCGGAAGTTGTCGTTCTCCTCGGGCGGGAGACGTGGTCCTTGGCCGTCGAGAGCCGTCTCGTCGATGATCGTGCAGCGCCTTGGGCATGGGCTCCCATCGGCACCGGCCGGCGTTGCGCGGTGGTGATGGAGGATGACCTGCCGAAGCTCATTCGCGCAGTCGGAGCGGCGCTTGGCGTGCGTTTCACGCAGCCTCATCGCCCATCTCGCGCTCCACTGGCAACGCGTGCGCAAGCGCTGCTCGATGTCCTCGGCAAGCACGAGGGACATCGAATCAAGTACGACGCTTCCACCGACTGGCGCACGTTGAAACGTCCGCTCTCTGCACGGCTCGTCGCGGAGCATCTGCAAGGCCGGCTCTGGGTTGCTCCGCACGCCGCCGCAGGGGACTGGCCCTACGTCGTTCTCGACGTCGACCGCCACAATGCCGTGCAGGAGCAGGCATTCGACAGGACGCTGCGCAAGCTCCAGCGCCATTTCCCGAACAGCCTCTTCATCCAGAGTTCGATCTCTGGTGGCGTCCACGTCTACGTCCGTCTCCCAGGCGGAACGCACTACTCGACCGCGGCGCGGTGGATGCGCGCCTATCTGACGATGCGTGGCCTGCGGTGGACGAAGGTGACGGCCGCGAACAGCAAGACGCTCCAGGCCGAGCTGGTCGAGGTGCCGTCGCATCCGCCGCGGCTCCCGTTCGGCGAGGGCTCCCGCATCCTGGGCTCGACCAAGCCTCTCGCGCGGCAGCTCGACGAGGTCATCGCCTTCCTCACGGCCAATGCTCCGCGTGACTACACCCGGGCGAAGAACCACGCCATCAAGGCGCTGCGACGCGAGGGGCTCGAATTCAAGGGTCGGTGGACGGCAGCGCGCCGCAGACGGCTCGACGCATGGCTCCTACGCCAGGAGCTAGGCCTCGGGAACAACCGCCCGACGTACAGCTTTCCGTCGAGCGATCCGTGGGCCATGCCGAAGCTCGACGACCTGCCGCTCCACCTGCGCCACGTCGCGTACCACGGCATTCCGGCCTATGGCACCCGCGTGCGGTGGACCTACGCCCTCGTCGAAGCCCTGGTGAATCGAGTGCCCGAGACCGAGGTGCGCGAGCTGATGGCGCACTGGCTCAAAAGCCGCTCTCACGCGAGCGAAGACGTGCAAGCAGACCTCGCGTACGCCCTCCAGGAGACCGACGCGATCATCACGAGCACGTACCGGCGTCTTCGAGGTGTTCCTGAGCGCTTCTGGCGCGAGATCGAGGATGGGCTGCGCCGATTCTGGGCAGCCTACTTCCGGCCACCGTCAGCGTCGGCGCTCCCGCCTCCACCTCAGCTTCTGCGCGAGCTTCGCGCCCCGCACGCTCTCGATTTCGACAAGCTCAGGAAGACGGCATTCTTCATCGCCCGCGGCTTCTTCGCCGGACGGGTCCAGGACCGGGCCATCTTCGCCGAGGAGTTCGAGCAGTACACCGGGAGCAACACCGCCCACGATGTCCAGGTGGTGTTGACGAGCGGGGCCACCTGGCTGCGCTACGAGAGCCCGGCGGCGGCTGGGGTCATGGCTCGGAAGTACAGGATCTTGCTCTGGCCTCGCCGTCGAGGGGAGCCCAGCTTGTTCATCCCGCCCTGAAGCGTCGCGTTCGATCGTTCTAGAAACGCTTATTTCGAAGGACTTCGAGCATCCGATGGGTGCGGCTGCGTCCTGTAAACCATAAAGGTGGGGTTATCTTGCCGCCCTTCCTGGACGCGCTCTGATGAGTGCTCCTTGATGATCATCATCAGAAGGAACTCCTGTGAGAGAAGGGTTCTGGTTCATGATGAGATCGGTGGATGAAGGATGTTCCTCCGTTGTAGATAAAGAGTGTCCCTTTTTGTTTACAGGGCACAGAAGCCACCTTGGCGCATCGAAAGTTCTACGAAACAAGGCAAATGAAACACGTCAACGGCACACCGAGCACTGGTCGACGCATCTAGCGGTGCCTCGTCCTTTGCTGTATGACAATAGCCAGTTGACCGATTACTGTTCTTGCTTTTGAGGTAGACGAAGATGCTCAACGATGGGCAACAAGAATACGACATGTCGCAAGGTCCCGCCGAGTTCGGGCCGAACGAAGACACGTTTGCTACGTGGGAAGATCGCTGGGAGCACCCGCTCGATCCAGACGACATCGCCGAGCACTCGCTGGGCGACGTGAATCAAACCGGCGGACAGATGCGCGTCATCCGCGCCCCGTGGGATGACCGCTCGATCAGCCGAACGCGATGGCTGGCCATGAGGAGCCGGGCCGCGCAGAACCGGACGCTTCAATCCAGGCGTACGGCAAGGCGCCTGGCCGTCGCCCATGGTCCGGGACGAACCCGTGGTCACGCGCGGCGTCGCACGCGACAAACGACGACACACGGCCGGGCGGCAGCACGAGCGCCAGAGCCCGACCCAGACGCGACATCTGCCGTCGCCGCTGCCCATGCCATGGGCGGTATCCTCATCGGCCTCTCTGGCGCGGAGGGCGGCCATGCGTGAGCCTCGCCAACCCCTCGCTTCGAGCGCGGAGGAGGCCTCCGCAGAGCTGGGCGCCACAGGCGAGACGCCGCCCGATGCAAGGGTCACGCCTCGGGCGTACCCGGTAAAACGCAAGGCGCAGGCAGAGACCAGCGCCCCACTCGATCCGCGCCTGCGGCCGTTTGCCCATGCGCTCGCGGACCTTTTGCTCGCCGATCTTTTGAAGTATCCTCCGGAAAAACCATGAAACTATACGGTCTTCGCTGTGCCCTTTACGTTCGCCGCTCGACGGACGAGCACCAGATGGCCTCGCTCGAGGTCCAGTCGGAAGAAGGAACACGGTACGTCGTCGAGCAGGGCGGCACGCTCGCGCCCGAGCACGTGTTCATCGACGACGCCAAGAGCCGAGCCGAGTTCAAGAAGCGACCCGGCTTGATCGCCATGCTCAACGCGGCCGAGCGCCATGCGTTCGATGCCGTCGTCGTGCGCGATGAATCACGCCTCGGCGGCGACACGAACCGCACGTCGCTGCTCATCCAGGACCTGCTGGATGCCAACGTCCGGCTTTTCTATTACTTCGCGGACGAGGAGGTGACGATCGACGGCGCCGTCGACAAATTCATGATCAACGTGCGGAACTTCGCCTCCGAGCTGGAGCGCGAAAAGATCAGCCAGAGGACCCACGAGCACCTGATGACGAAGGCGCGCAAGGGCCTCAACGTCGGCGGACGGGTCTACGGATACGAGAATGTCGAGGTGAAGGACGGCGACCGGCGTGTACGCGTCGAGTACAGGGTCGATCCGAAGGAGGCCGAGGTGGTCCGCGAGATCTTCCGCCGCTATGCGGCAGGCGAGGGCCTCCGAACCCTCGCGAAGGACCTCAACGTGCGCGGGGTCGAGCCGCCCAAGGCGGGGCGTCGTGGGACGGGCTCGTGGTCCTTCTCGTCGATCCGCGAGATGCTCCACCGCGAGCGCTACCGCGGCCTGCTCATCTGGGGCAAGCGCGAGAAGGCGTACAAGGGCGGCACCAAGGTCCGCATCGCGCGCCCCAAGGAAGACTGGGTGACGATCGAGGTGCCCGAGCTGCGGATCGTCGATGACGAGCTGTGGAGCGCCGTGCAGACGCGGCACGAAGGCCGCAAGCGCACCACAGGCTCGACAGCGTACGGGCCGCGCCCGCGGTACTTCCTGTCTGGCATCGCACGGTGTGCCGAGTGCGGAGGGCCCATGAAGGCGAACAACGGCCGCGTCAGCTACGAGACGGTTAAGGTCTACGCGTGCGCCTGGCACCGAGACCGGGGCCAGGCCGTGTGCTCGAACAGCCTGCGCCGGCCTGTCGAGGCCGTGGACCGCGCCGTGACCGCGTGGCTCCAGGAGAACGTGCTGCGCGAGGAGGTCATCGCCGAGGCCTTGCGCGAGCTACGACGTCGCCTGGCCGAACGCGCCAAGACCACCGATTCCGAGGTGCCCGAGATCGAGGCCCAGATGCGCACCGTAAAGGCCGAGATCGACCGGCTCGGGGCAGCGTTGCTCGCCACCGACGAGAAGCCGGCGGTCGTGATGAAGATGATCGGCGAGCGGGAGAAGCGTCTGGCCGCGCTGGAAGCCCGCCTTGCGGCCATCAAGACGGCGCCCTCGGTGCTCGACCTCGAAGTGCGGCGGATCGAGAAGGAAGCCCGTCGCAGGCTTGGCGAGATGCGGGAGCTGTTCGCGCGGAACCCGGACGAGGCGCGCAAGGCGCTGGGGAGCTTGCTCAAGTCGCCCGTGCGGTTCGTCCCCGTCGAAACGCCGGAGGGGAAGCGCTACCGCGTCGAGGGCGAGGTCGGGATCGAGGCGATGCTCGCCGTCGAGGGTGAAGGTAGTGCTGCCAGGTGCACTACTGATGGCGTCCCCAGCGGGATTCGAACCCGCGTAACAGCCTTGAAAGGGCTGGGTCCTGGGCCGGGCTAGACGATGGGGACAGTGCCTCGGCTCTCCGAAGCGCGGCGCAAGCTAGCGTCCGTTGGCCTTCGATGCAAGTGCCAAGCTCAGCCATGATCACGTAACCCCACCTACCTTCCCCTCCGTCCACCTCCCACCCCCCCTCTTCTCCTCCGCAACCTGTCCGTTTTTGGGACGCCGATCCCGGATCCGGTCACCGCTCCCCTTCCCCGCCCCCGTTTTCCCTCGGTTTTTCCGCCTCCTCGCGCTGGTACGCCGCTCGCTACGGCGCGCCTCGCCGAATGGACATCCCGCGAAAGCCTCCCCCGAGACGCCGTGTGCCCCTCTTTGCCGCGGCTGCGGGGATCCTTGCCCTCGCCCTCGTCACCCTCGCCCTGGGACGGCTGCGGGCTGCTGCCCCCGAGGTCGAACGGTCTGGGCTCTGGATCGGCTCCGTGCAGCGCGGCGAGATGATTCGCCAGGTCAAAGGGCCCGGATCGCTCGTGCCCGAAGAGGTCCGGTGGATCACGGCAGAGACCGCGGGCAGGGTCGAGCGCATCCTCGTCAAGCCGGGCGCCAACGTCGACAAGGACACCCTCCTCCTCGAGCTCACCAACCCCGATGTCGTCCTCGAGGGCCTCGCTGCCGAGCGTGATGTCGCCAGCGCCGAGGTCGAGCTCCTTCAGGCCAAGAGCCGCCTCGAGGCGCAGGAGCTCACCGAGCGCGACGCGGTCGCCCTGCTCGTCTCCGAGCTCGCCGACATCCGCCGCCGCGCCGAGGCCTTTCGCGCGGGCGGTGAGGTCTTCTCCGCGCTCGATGGCCGCAAGCTCAACGATCGCGAGGCCGAGCTCGTCGCGAGGCTCGAGCTCGCCAAGAGCCGCGTCTCCGTCGTGCAGCGCAGCAAGCGCGACGAGGTCGGCGCACAGCAGTCGCAGGTCGCTCGCCGCCGCGATATCGCTGCGTTTCGCAAGCGCCGCATCGAGGCCATGCTCGTTCGTGCAGGCGGCGACGGGCTGCTTCAGGATCTTCCCCTCGAGCTCGGTCAGTGGGTCGTGCCGGGCACCGTCCTCGCACGCGTCATCCGGCCCGAGCGGCTCGAGGCCGTGCTGCGGATCCCCGAGATCCAGGCCAAGGATCTCCAGATCGGGCAGGCCGCGTCGATCGACACCCACAACGGCGTCGTCGCCGGGCGCGTCGCGCGGATCGCGCCCGCCGCGAGCCAGGGAACGGTCACCGTCGAGGTCACGCTCGACGGCGCGCTCCCCCAGGGCGCGCGGCCCGATCTCTCGGTCGAGGGCACCATCGAGGTCGAGCGGCTCAAAGACGTGCTCTCGGTCGAGCGCCCCGCAGGTGCGCAGCCCGAGGCGGTTTACAGCCTGTTCAAGCTCGACCAGGGCGGCGAGGGCGCGCTGCGCGAGCGCGTCGAGCTCGGGCGCGCCTCGGTCGGGACCATCGAGGTCCGCGGGGGTCTGCGCGAGGGTGATCGGGTGATCCTCTCGGACATGTCGCGCTGGGACGGCGTCGATCGGATCAAGCTGCGTTGAAGGAAAGAGAAGGCAAAACGATGGCGAGCAAGGGCGAGCGGCTGATCGCGCTCGAAGGCATCACCAAGATCTTCACCACCGACGAGGTCGAGACACACGCCCTCGAAGGCGTGCACCTCACGATCGACAAGGGCGAGTGGATCAGCGTCATCGGGCCCTCGGGCTCGGGCAAATCCACGCTGCTCGCGATCCTCGGGCTGCTCGATACGCCCTCGGGCGGCGCGTACACGCTCAGCGGCAAGCCGGCCTCGGGGCTGTCGGCGGCCGAGATGTCGCGCCTGCGCAACCAGGAGATCGGCTTCATCTTCCAGACCTTCAACCTCATCGGCGATCTCACGGTCTACGAGAACGTCGAGCTGCCCCTCGTCTACCGCCGCATCCCGCCCGCCGAGCGCCGCGACAAGGTCATGCGCGCCCTCGAGCGCGTGGGCGTCGCGCACCGCGCACGCCACCTGCCCGGCCAGCTCTCCGGCGGCCAGCAGCAGCGCGTCGCGGTCGCTCGCGCGGTCGTCGGCGAGCCGGCGATCCTCCTCGCGGACGAGCCCACCGGCAACCTCGACTCGAAGAACGGCCAGGCCGTGATGGCCCTGATGCACGAGCTGCACGAGGGCGGCGCCACCATCGCCATGGTCACCCACGACGCGGCCTTCGCGCGCCACGCGACGCGCACCGTGAGCCTCTTCGACGGCCGCATCGTCGACGAGACCACGGCGGCGGCCTGATCGGCGCGGGAGACGAGCCATGCACGACTTCTTCCAGGACGTCCGCTTCGCCCTGCGCATGCTCCGCAAGGCCAAGGCTTTCACGGTCGCCGCGCTCGTCGTCCTCGCGCTCGGCATCGGCGCGACCAGCGCGATCTTCAGCGTGGTCAACGCCGTGGTGCTCAGGCCCCTGCCCTACCCCGACTCCGATCGCGTCGCGGTCCTGCACTCGGATTTCCGCGCCCAGGGCCTCGACGAGATGCCCTACTCGATCCCCGAGTTTCACGATCTGCGCTCGCAGAACCGCTCGTTCGAGGCCCTCGCCGCCTATCAGATGCGCGACGCCAACCTCGGCGGCGTCGAGCCTCCCGAGCGCCTCCTCGTCGCGGCCGTCTCGCCGAGCTTCTTCCCCGTCCTGCGCGTCGAGGCCGCGCCAGGGCGCACGTTCACGCCCGACGAGGAGAAGCTCGGCAACGACCGCGTCGTCCTGCTCTCCCACGCCCTGTGGCAGCGGCGCTTCGGCGGCGATTCCGGCCTCGTCGGGCGCTCGATCCAGCTCAACGGCAACCCCCACACCGTCGTCGGCGTCTTGCCGCGCGGCTTCGCTTTGCCCTCGAAGGCGGACCTCTGGATCCCCCTCGCCCCCACGGCCCTCGACGCCTCCGAGGAGCGCCGCAACTGGCGCAACCACGAGATCATCGGCCGGCTGAAGCCGGGCGTGACGCTCGCGCAGGCGCACGAGGATCTCGGCGCGATCTACCGCCGCATGTTCGGCGAGGAGCGGTCCGAGAGCACGGCCCCGCGGGTGCGCGTCAGGACGCTCAAGGACTTCACGGTGGGCGAGACCGGCACGACGCTCCTGTTTCTGCTCGGCGCCGTGGCCTTCGTCCTGCTCATCGCCTGCGCCAACGTGGCCAACCTGCTGCTCGCGCGCACGGCGGCGCGGGGGCGCGAGATCGCGGTGCGCGCGGCCCTCGGCGCGGGCAGCGGGCGCATCGCCGTGCAGTTCCTCATCGAGAGCGCCGTGCTCGCCCTGCTCGGCGGCGCGCTCGGGCTCTTGCTCGCGCTCTGGGGCGTCGACGCGCTCGTCGCGATCGATCCCGACAGGCTCCCGCGCGCCGAGGAGATCCAGCTCGACGGCGTCGTCGTCGCCTTCACCCTCGGCGTCTCGCTGCTCACGGGCGTCGTCTTCGGCGTGATCCCCGCCCTGCACGCCGGTCGCGTCGATCCGGCCGAGGTCCTCAAAGAAGGCAGCCGCGGCACGGCCGGCGGGCGCATGGGGCGCTTTCGAAACGCGCTCGTCGTCGCTCAGATCGCCCTCGCCCTCGTGCTGCTCGCCGGCGCGGGCCTGATGACGCGCAGCCTCGCCGCCATGACCCGCGCGCCCCTCGGCTTCGATCCCCAGGGCGTGCTCACCGCGAAGCTCGCCCTCATGGGCCCTCGCTACGAGGATCCCAAGGCGCGGGCCGCCTTCTTCCGCGACCTGCTCGATCGCGTCCGGCACCTGCCCGGCGTCAGCGCGGCCGGCGTCACCACGGGGCTGCCGATCTCGCGGCGCAACACCCAGAGCTTCGCCGTCGAGGGCAGGCCGCTCGCCCCCAACCAGCGCTTGCCCTACGCGATCCGCCGCGAGGTCTCGCCCGGCTACTTCGAGGCCATGCGCGTGCCCCTGATCTCCGGGCGCCTGTTCAACGAGCAGGACACCGAAGGCGCGCCGCTCGTCGCCGTCGTGAACCAGGCCCTCGTGGCCGCGTATTTCCCGGACGGCAACGCGATCGGCGCCCGCATCGGCCGGCCCTGCGGCGATCCCGAGGAGTGCCCGCAGATGACCATCGTCGGCGTCGTCGGCAACGTTCGCGAGGTCGAGGTCGAGGACACGCTCGCCCCTGCGTTCT includes:
- a CDS encoding DNA polymerase, whose protein sequence is MQRICALGPQSLPDRLVIDVGAVLRWASESDIDDALDALVEAAGRTRRHTLWAITPTPLSAVDATELDAATTSLEKVFGAESVLRSDEPLTSLLTTSVQGPIEAGIVTAGLDDRPYELWITARGVTMLDVATGHVWTHDRATKAFLPPALLPELYAILGSPLDGKAYVKANQFAERFKAALQAGQPPEMAANLPPALRVAIQNKKSLIDGLARSMRGQDGPVDSAARASLAGFVCPASIVPVGRTDTAYVVVDVGDGARPVDVHVQIGPTQLKGQGAAGEQLLRQAHAAIPGRWFIPRALDALDYMVDQGLPLPASAVDPGLIAYALHPDTPERLVDLSMSAAPLPTPLLSWLADPKRKLTSPAPLDPLAAVLPRLDQDLAVQLEHHGLVQLIEDDLALTLPHLARLEREGGAWVGTPASYASWEQFHDALEDELGLHEQVFAQFLTIDPYTATTLELLQALKGSRRPLPKVPFAHELKAKEEFARLVAANCTEAVLLDRARALQSASGAYFWLKRLQGGLSRLRGRQIPLATGRWGYRSLPLHNLPKRSPEGREIRSGLLGPPGHVLVAADYNGFEVRLLAALSRDSILENAAQHDDIHTELADTFFSSRSKEDRERAKLGVYSIVYGQTASSFWKARPEMARADADALYTLVQARLTRAMEYREQVWHQYIRDRFVTTSGGWRRIAPTRRKAFNTVLQGLGADVLRWVLRHLGRELPVVKARVVHQAHDELIVAALPEQASEAERILQDTMTRAVVQESNLLPAHTQLRVNVRRGKTWGDLI
- a CDS encoding efflux RND transporter periplasmic adaptor subunit, whose protein sequence is MPLFAAAAGILALALVTLALGRLRAAAPEVERSGLWIGSVQRGEMIRQVKGPGSLVPEEVRWITAETAGRVERILVKPGANVDKDTLLLELTNPDVVLEGLAAERDVASAEVELLQAKSRLEAQELTERDAVALLVSELADIRRRAEAFRAGGEVFSALDGRKLNDREAELVARLELAKSRVSVVQRSKRDEVGAQQSQVARRRDIAAFRKRRIEAMLVRAGGDGLLQDLPLELGQWVVPGTVLARVIRPERLEAVLRIPEIQAKDLQIGQAASIDTHNGVVAGRVARIAPAASQGTVTVEVTLDGALPQGARPDLSVEGTIEVERLKDVLSVERPAGAQPEAVYSLFKLDQGGEGALRERVELGRASVGTIEVRGGLREGDRVILSDMSRWDGVDRIKLR
- a CDS encoding ABC transporter ATP-binding protein, with protein sequence MASKGERLIALEGITKIFTTDEVETHALEGVHLTIDKGEWISVIGPSGSGKSTLLAILGLLDTPSGGAYTLSGKPASGLSAAEMSRLRNQEIGFIFQTFNLIGDLTVYENVELPLVYRRIPPAERRDKVMRALERVGVAHRARHLPGQLSGGQQQRVAVARAVVGEPAILLADEPTGNLDSKNGQAVMALMHELHEGGATIAMVTHDAAFARHATRTVSLFDGRIVDETTAAA
- a CDS encoding ABC transporter permease; translation: MHDFFQDVRFALRMLRKAKAFTVAALVVLALGIGATSAIFSVVNAVVLRPLPYPDSDRVAVLHSDFRAQGLDEMPYSIPEFHDLRSQNRSFEALAAYQMRDANLGGVEPPERLLVAAVSPSFFPVLRVEAAPGRTFTPDEEKLGNDRVVLLSHALWQRRFGGDSGLVGRSIQLNGNPHTVVGVLPRGFALPSKADLWIPLAPTALDASEERRNWRNHEIIGRLKPGVTLAQAHEDLGAIYRRMFGEERSESTAPRVRVRTLKDFTVGETGTTLLFLLGAVAFVLLIACANVANLLLARTAARGREIAVRAALGAGSGRIAVQFLIESAVLALLGGALGLLLALWGVDALVAIDPDRLPRAEEIQLDGVVVAFTLGVSLLTGVVFGVIPALHAGRVDPAEVLKEGSRGTAGGRMGRFRNALVVAQIALALVLLAGAGLMTRSLAAMTRAPLGFDPQGVLTAKLALMGPRYEDPKARAAFFRDLLDRVRHLPGVSAAGVTTGLPISRRNTQSFAVEGRPLAPNQRLPYAIRREVSPGYFEAMRVPLISGRLFNEQDTEGAPLVAVVNQALVAAYFPDGNAIGARIGRPCGDPEECPQMTIVGVVGNVREVEVEDTLAPAFYAPYAQTAWMNVAIAIRTSQDPTALISALRSEIRAVDREQPIYEALPMQVLVEQRLGPRRFALEILGIFALTALVLAAVGLYGVTAFAVAQREREFGIRLALGAEARDILGMVLRKSLVLTGIGIGAGLVASLALSRVMASVLYGVSERDPLTLAIACPVLAGAALLASFFPARRATRVPPAIALRAE